One window of the Fusobacterium sp. SYSU M8D902 genome contains the following:
- a CDS encoding MFS transporter — MSRRLPTNIQIFYGLGVSYAIVDQIFAQWILYFYLPPESSGLKPVMAPLFISMALVISRVVDMVTDPLVGFLSDKVNTRWGRRIPFIAIGIIPLAIFTVAFFYPPMNNEKLAFFYLAGVGSLFFTFYTIVGAPYNSLIPEIGQTTEERLNLSTWQSIFRLIYTAVAMIIPGALIKTLGRGDTLVGIRGMVISLCALVIVGGLITVFLVPEKKYSLGLTSQANFKDTMSTVFKNKDFINYLFGLLFFFIGFNNLRAIMNYFIEDIMGLGKGAITIASALLFGMSALCFYPTNKLSKKYGYRKIMLICLSLLIIFTLLLSQLGKLVPVSFGYPLFTLIGIPVAGAAFIFPPAMLSEIGNRISEESGNRIEGVCFGIQGFFLKMAFMISILILPIILVAGNGDILSAITTAPKGVEKSGIYLTAIVSSISFLISFFFYYRYKE; from the coding sequence ATGAGTAGAAGATTACCAACGAATATACAGATATTTTATGGTTTAGGGGTTAGTTATGCCATTGTTGATCAGATATTTGCTCAATGGATACTCTATTTTTATCTACCACCTGAATCATCTGGATTAAAGCCTGTTATGGCACCACTTTTTATCTCAATGGCTCTAGTTATATCTAGAGTAGTTGATATGGTTACAGATCCACTTGTAGGATTTTTATCTGACAAAGTGAATACTAGATGGGGGAGAAGAATTCCTTTTATAGCTATTGGTATCATTCCACTAGCTATATTTACAGTTGCTTTTTTCTATCCACCTATGAATAATGAGAAATTAGCATTTTTTTATTTGGCTGGAGTTGGGTCACTTTTCTTTACATTTTATACAATAGTTGGTGCTCCTTACAACTCTCTTATTCCTGAGATTGGACAGACAACTGAGGAAAGGTTGAATCTTTCCACTTGGCAATCTATTTTTAGATTGATCTATACAGCTGTGGCTATGATAATTCCTGGAGCTTTAATTAAAACTTTAGGAAGAGGAGATACACTGGTTGGAATAAGGGGTATGGTTATCTCTCTATGTGCTCTTGTAATTGTAGGTGGACTTATAACAGTCTTTCTTGTTCCTGAAAAAAAATACTCTTTAGGCTTGACTTCACAGGCAAACTTTAAAGATACTATGAGTACAGTTTTCAAGAATAAAGATTTTATCAATTATCTATTTGGATTACTCTTCTTCTTTATAGGGTTCAATAATTTGAGAGCTATTATGAACTATTTTATAGAGGATATTATGGGCTTGGGAAAGGGAGCTATCACAATTGCTTCAGCACTTCTTTTTGGAATGTCAGCTCTTTGCTTCTATCCTACAAATAAACTTTCTAAAAAATATGGATATAGAAAGATAATGTTAATCTGCTTAAGTTTATTAATTATTTTTACTCTCTTACTTTCTCAATTAGGTAAGCTGGTTCCTGTTTCATTTGGGTATCCTCTTTTCACTTTGATTGGTATACCAGTAGCTGGAGCAGCTTTTATCTTTCCACCGGCAATGTTGAGTGAGATCGGAAATAGAATTAGTGAAGAGAGTGGAAATAGAATTGAGGGTGTTTGTTTTGGTATACAGGGATTTTTCTTAAAAATGGCATTTATGATATCTATTCTTATTCTTCCAATTATATTGGTAGCTGGGAATGGAGATATTTTATCTGCTATAACTACAGCTCCAAAAGGTGTTGAAAAATCAGGTATCTACTTGACAGCCATTGTTTCATCTATATCATTTTTAATCTCATTTTTCTTTTATTATAGGTATAAAGAGTAG
- a CDS encoding DUF4402 domain-containing protein, translating to MKKYLLILMSFFMVILGITSFSNVENEKVPNELIINNPKKEVTTIESLKNREHGEMNISVTKINPIPITGIERDGKLEFELPEKVELEENIFVTDDVNKIQEHRTLKLNKNLTTFSLENQTEKTKLKVDKPSDSKKIYIAVKEQDKIKRVYENNYMNYDSTDIGNAYIYLDGRVHFGNLYNSNFNKISQGELFIGKNGKGNGFDLTIPLKNTVQITRDTYGTVEETSFYISSLEQTSRSGDYFYNKNGNFGLILKKSNSLKYIAEGRDVISNDFFDVVPAIKIPQNYYGGFDKFQEFRVGARHTDTRNYHYRTVIKHAGDDIRTFTAHENIDMTKVLVGNTVNINGKFDRRERNFLTCLYTQVDSIPIYENKHANVIASVMTVEENNRKVGDSGVVGPSIYPKFKVTVADEYEFNYYHEWDSAYGDRLNFTIKKLRENVGNKRYTIKVYSGRDYHVLLGVLNLNITNGIGDGGGTSPDSGNSGGTNIPEYDLGYAEFQNDSRISKYWIFGDGYAIKNNENKRLNFRRVAHITQGFFRNDLIKNEEITNIIVNGQTSTEEKWMNGKKYRIFSLNEGNKIAIPIGNNSGNFIDNMAIYINNIKNENYKAKINIKLIGNKAKYNGMINLTFVGKAAQVRYGNLDLSKYPISETNALNFDKLFNSEDYSGDKFFPFSSVVGKGSGGTGEYGTLITTLEVKTNTYENERVIKQDPFGTVRVELKNNAIEIVNNNWGEGTINIYKKNMSSESIRYIVKGYFYDNYLGEMNLNITNQKNSFKDIGNKKFTIDHRILNRWIYGNLLSSQEFNNSNKKDYSDLIKVNNFNIDRLSSSSVQVVDAIVNGNSSIGHENGINGYKYKIFLTSFGKVAIPIDINISNFNEKIAIYIPNNIHIGNYSASIKLIGSDGKIYRGDVKVESIGEVAKNTTAKVDLSKWSINGLGIWNDPENITTTGQDVTLENGKLFYWKTYIKSNLFNKNIITKLKVTKDGNEVKEVSVNNIGVKIECTEFLDNNIGFDNNGFFIKKKTENIKPIEYKIEGYYKDIFLGQTTLTITNQKNSFELTGDNTLDFGNMVYTSNLNEYRKEKLFKVKNPSNANLKFSVASSTGTIKNGMDNLKLENIKISESKNNGNGESSFLLGASAKVEKNTKPGQYTGEIQVIVDIDGTGK from the coding sequence ATGAAAAAATATTTACTTATTCTGATGTCTTTTTTTATGGTTATATTAGGAATAACATCTTTTTCAAATGTAGAAAATGAAAAAGTTCCCAATGAACTGATTATAAATAACCCTAAAAAAGAAGTGACAACTATAGAGAGTTTAAAAAATAGAGAGCATGGAGAGATGAATATCTCTGTAACAAAGATAAATCCTATTCCAATTACTGGAATAGAGAGAGATGGGAAGTTGGAGTTTGAACTTCCAGAAAAAGTTGAATTAGAAGAGAATATTTTTGTAACAGATGATGTTAATAAAATACAGGAACATAGAACATTAAAATTAAATAAAAATTTAACAACATTTTCATTAGAAAATCAAACTGAAAAAACTAAATTAAAAGTTGATAAACCTAGTGATTCAAAGAAAATATATATAGCTGTAAAAGAGCAGGATAAAATAAAGAGAGTATATGAGAATAATTATATGAATTATGATAGTACTGATATTGGAAATGCTTATATATATCTAGATGGAAGAGTACATTTTGGGAATTTATATAATTCTAACTTTAATAAAATAAGTCAAGGAGAATTATTTATAGGAAAAAATGGAAAAGGTAATGGGTTTGATCTTACAATTCCATTAAAGAATACAGTTCAGATTACCAGAGATACTTATGGAACTGTTGAGGAAACTTCTTTTTATATTTCAAGTTTGGAACAAACTTCACGTTCAGGAGACTATTTTTATAATAAAAATGGAAACTTTGGTTTAATTTTAAAGAAATCGAATTCTTTAAAATATATAGCAGAAGGTCGTGATGTGATTAGTAATGATTTTTTTGATGTAGTACCAGCAATTAAGATACCTCAAAATTATTATGGAGGATTTGATAAATTTCAAGAATTTAGAGTTGGTGCTAGACATACTGATACTAGAAACTATCATTATAGAACAGTAATAAAACATGCTGGTGATGATATAAGAACATTTACTGCACATGAAAATATTGATATGACAAAAGTACTTGTGGGTAATACTGTTAACATTAATGGAAAATTTGACAGAAGAGAAAGAAACTTTCTTACTTGCTTATATACTCAAGTTGATTCTATTCCAATATACGAAAATAAACATGCAAATGTCATAGCATCAGTAATGACAGTAGAAGAAAATAATAGAAAAGTGGGAGATTCAGGTGTTGTAGGACCTTCAATCTATCCTAAATTTAAAGTAACAGTAGCTGATGAGTATGAATTTAATTATTATCATGAATGGGATTCTGCTTATGGAGATAGACTTAATTTTACAATTAAAAAGTTGCGTGAAAATGTAGGGAATAAGAGATATACTATTAAAGTGTATTCTGGTAGAGATTATCATGTTTTGTTAGGAGTTTTAAATTTAAACATAACAAATGGAATAGGAGATGGTGGAGGAACATCACCAGACTCAGGAAATTCGGGAGGAACAAATATTCCAGAATATGATTTAGGATATGCAGAATTCCAAAATGATTCTAGAATTAGTAAGTATTGGATATTTGGAGATGGATATGCAATAAAAAATAATGAGAACAAAAGGTTAAATTTTAGAAGAGTTGCTCATATAACACAAGGTTTTTTTAGAAATGATTTAATTAAAAATGAAGAAATTACTAATATAATAGTAAATGGACAAACTTCTACTGAAGAGAAATGGATGAATGGGAAAAAATATCGTATTTTTTCTCTTAATGAAGGGAATAAAATAGCTATTCCTATAGGTAATAATAGTGGTAACTTTATAGATAATATGGCTATATATATAAATAATATTAAAAATGAAAATTATAAAGCGAAAATAAATATTAAGTTAATAGGCAATAAAGCAAAATATAATGGAATGATAAATTTAACATTTGTTGGAAAAGCAGCTCAAGTAAGGTATGGAAACTTAGATTTATCTAAATATCCAATATCAGAAACTAATGCATTAAATTTTGATAAACTTTTTAATAGTGAAGATTATTCAGGAGATAAATTTTTTCCTTTTTCATCTGTAGTAGGTAAAGGTAGTGGAGGAACTGGTGAGTATGGAACTTTGATAACAACTTTAGAAGTAAAAACTAATACATATGAGAACGAACGAGTAATTAAACAAGATCCTTTTGGAACAGTTAGAGTAGAACTTAAAAATAATGCTATAGAAATAGTTAATAACAATTGGGGAGAAGGTACTATTAATATATATAAAAAAAATATGTCAAGTGAATCTATAAGATATATAGTAAAAGGATATTTTTATGATAATTATTTAGGAGAGATGAATCTAAATATTACTAATCAGAAAAATTCTTTTAAAGATATTGGAAATAAAAAATTTACCATTGACCATAGAATTTTAAATCGTTGGATATATGGAAATCTTTTATCTAGTCAAGAATTCAATAATTCTAATAAAAAGGATTATTCTGATTTAATAAAAGTAAATAATTTTAATATAGATAGACTTTCTTCATCTTCAGTTCAAGTTGTTGATGCAATAGTTAATGGAAATAGTAGTATTGGACATGAAAATGGAATAAATGGATATAAATATAAAATTTTCTTAACTTCTTTTGGGAAAGTAGCTATTCCTATTGATATAAATATATCCAATTTTAATGAAAAAATAGCTATATATATACCAAATAATATACATATAGGAAATTATAGTGCTAGTATTAAACTAATAGGATCAGATGGTAAAATATATAGAGGTGATGTAAAGGTAGAATCAATAGGAGAAGTTGCTAAAAATACAACAGCAAAGGTAGATTTATCAAAGTGGTCAATAAATGGATTAGGAATCTGGAATGATCCAGAGAATATTACAACCACAGGACAAGATGTAACTTTAGAAAATGGAAAATTATTTTATTGGAAAACTTATATAAAAAGTAATTTATTTAATAAAAATATAATAACAAAATTAAAGGTTACAAAAGATGGAAATGAAGTAAAAGAAGTCTCAGTTAACAATATTGGAGTTAAAATAGAATGTACAGAATTTCTTGATAACAATATAGGGTTTGATAATAATGGTTTTTTTATAAAGAAAAAAACAGAGAATATAAAACCAATAGAATATAAAATTGAAGGATATTATAAAGATATCTTCTTAGGTCAAACAACATTAACAATTACTAACCAAAAGAATTCTTTTGAATTAACTGGAGATAATACGTTAGATTTTGGAAATATGGTTTATACTTCTAATTTAAATGAGTATAGAAAAGAAAAATTATTTAAAGTAAAAAATCCAAGTAATGCTAATTTAAAGTTTAGTGTTGCTTCATCAACAGGAACTATAAAAAATGGAATGGATAATCTAAAATTAGAAAATATAAAAATTTCAGAATCAAAAAATAATGGGAATGGAGAAAGCTCATTCTTACTAGGAGCTTCAGCAAAGGTAGAAAAGAATACAAAACCTGGACAATATACGGGAGAGATTCAAGTTATAGTTGATATTGATGGCACTGGAAAATAA
- a CDS encoding ComEC/Rec2 family competence protein codes for MEIIYIIAFEISLILFGFMFLPFNLCIILSSIFIVGLYIFNSNKNIFLILLPFLFLLRAIFIFDHSIKMGDIKEFQVFNYGAVSKIEKIDTRYPLKNSYLSLSNCKEGEYLVVAEVKNISKKYNNLYYEVDVLKLESVVPNKVQQYFQERSNSLLKNFDYDFRRMFQAVILGENYRLSREMRAKFNYIGISHLMALSGFHITLVISLFSFLLSLKLPLKKRERNMLLLVLLTIYYLGVQHSPSLNRAYIMGAIYLLGKIFNENTELAKSLVFSYVIFLIINPASIFSISFQLSYGAVLAIVGFFPWIKTKIYKGKSKFIEGIILTLSIQLFLTPLLIKNFGVIQVLSFISNIFVLPIGSIVISLSFIALLLENIYLGSLIVPLLNFAYYIFSRAVNLFYSIPLMSIEYKDDSIFLTLFYPIFLVIVFILKFRKDSTKNEKIFKRTKISQ; via the coding sequence ATGGAAATTATATATATTATAGCTTTTGAGATTTCTCTTATATTATTTGGTTTTATGTTTTTACCATTTAATCTCTGTATCATATTGAGCTCCATTTTTATAGTTGGACTCTATATCTTCAATAGCAATAAAAATATATTTCTAATATTACTCCCATTTTTATTTTTATTGAGAGCTATTTTTATCTTTGACCACTCTATTAAAATGGGAGATATCAAAGAGTTTCAAGTTTTTAATTACGGTGCTGTCAGTAAAATTGAGAAGATAGATACACGGTATCCACTAAAGAACTCCTATCTCTCTCTATCCAACTGCAAGGAAGGAGAGTACCTAGTAGTTGCTGAAGTTAAAAATATCTCTAAAAAATACAATAATCTATATTATGAGGTAGATGTATTAAAATTAGAATCTGTTGTTCCCAATAAAGTTCAGCAGTATTTTCAAGAGAGAAGTAACTCATTATTAAAAAATTTTGATTATGATTTTAGACGGATGTTTCAAGCTGTTATTTTAGGAGAGAATTATAGACTTTCAAGGGAGATGAGAGCTAAATTTAACTATATAGGAATCTCACACCTGATGGCTCTATCTGGTTTTCATATTACCCTTGTTATCTCTCTCTTCTCCTTTTTACTCTCTTTAAAATTACCCTTAAAAAAAAGAGAGAGAAATATGCTACTCTTAGTTTTATTAACTATCTATTATCTTGGAGTACAGCATTCTCCTTCACTCAATAGAGCATATATTATGGGAGCTATCTACCTCTTAGGTAAGATTTTTAATGAAAATACTGAACTAGCTAAATCTTTAGTATTTAGTTATGTCATATTCCTAATAATCAATCCTGCTTCTATATTCAGTATCTCATTTCAACTTTCTTATGGAGCAGTTTTGGCTATTGTAGGATTTTTTCCTTGGATTAAAACTAAAATCTATAAAGGTAAGTCTAAGTTTATAGAGGGTATAATTTTAACCTTAAGTATACAACTGTTTCTCACTCCACTTTTAATAAAAAATTTTGGTGTGATACAGGTTTTATCATTTATTTCAAACATATTTGTACTTCCAATTGGAAGTATAGTAATTTCACTATCTTTTATAGCTCTACTTCTAGAAAATATATATCTAGGATCTCTAATAGTTCCCCTTTTAAACTTTGCATATTATATATTTTCTAGAGCAGTAAATCTATTTTACTCAATTCCATTGATGAGCATAGAGTATAAAGATGATAGTATTTTCCTAACACTATTCTATCCTATTTTCTTAGTAATAGTGTTTATACTCAAATTTAGAAAGGATTCTACAAAAAATGAAAAAATTTTTAAAAGAACTAAAATATCTCAATAG
- a CDS encoding AAA family ATPase has translation MKKVPIAVEDFKEIIEQDYYYVDKTKFIEDILNDGAKVKLFCRPRRFGKTLNMSTLKYFFDVKNKDENRKLFNDLYIENSPLIDEQGKYPVIFLSLKGITASTWEGAVKNIRDKIFKLYNEYDGKINHILTENENKIFNKFAGKESDEEELKTSLSFLTSLLYKNYNQKVVVLIDEYDSPIMNAYEKGYYDEMRDFLKAFYGDVLKTNEYLQMGVLTGIIRVAQAGIFSDLNNFISYTTLNDEYSDSFGLVEDEVKAMLDYYKIGYEMLEVKKWYDGYSFGKDDIYNPWSILNFVQFKVLKSYWINTSSNFMIRELLEHTGEEGLKTLEKIFNQEEIAVRITENVRFGNNLSASEVWELMLYSGYLTINGRLEDGRYLVRIPNMEIMNFFKDEFLTIVFGNYDKVDRLRDALRDKNIEQLNKSIEELVLYTMSSHDITKYYENPYHMLLLGFFYALDGYYLPKSNMEAGYGRADIILFPKDKTKAGYVLELKRAYTKKPEKEVEKALQQIDENKYYIELERYGAKEIIKLGYVFDGKKVIASYVQ, from the coding sequence ATGAAAAAAGTACCTATTGCAGTAGAGGACTTTAAAGAAATTATAGAACAAGATTATTACTATGTTGATAAGACAAAGTTTATAGAAGATATATTAAATGATGGAGCAAAGGTAAAGCTATTTTGTCGTCCTAGAAGATTTGGAAAGACTCTTAATATGTCTACTCTGAAATATTTTTTTGATGTAAAAAATAAAGATGAAAACAGAAAACTATTTAATGACTTATATATAGAAAACTCTCCATTGATAGATGAACAAGGAAAATATCCTGTAATATTTCTTAGCTTGAAAGGAATAACTGCTTCTACTTGGGAAGGAGCAGTTAAAAATATACGAGATAAAATATTCAAGTTATATAATGAGTATGATGGAAAAATTAATCACATATTAACAGAAAATGAAAATAAAATATTTAATAAATTTGCGGGGAAAGAAAGTGATGAAGAAGAGTTAAAAACTTCTCTATCTTTTTTAACTTCTTTACTATATAAGAACTATAATCAAAAAGTAGTTGTATTAATAGATGAGTATGATTCTCCTATTATGAATGCCTATGAAAAGGGATACTATGATGAAATGAGAGATTTCTTAAAAGCTTTTTATGGGGATGTCCTTAAAACTAATGAGTATTTACAAATGGGAGTTCTTACTGGAATAATAAGAGTAGCTCAAGCAGGAATATTCTCTGATTTAAATAACTTTATTAGTTATACGACTTTAAATGATGAATATAGTGATAGTTTTGGATTAGTAGAAGATGAAGTAAAAGCTATGTTAGATTATTATAAGATAGGCTATGAAATGTTAGAAGTAAAGAAATGGTATGATGGGTATAGTTTTGGTAAAGATGATATATACAATCCTTGGAGTATATTAAACTTTGTACAGTTTAAAGTGTTAAAATCATATTGGATAAATACAAGCTCTAACTTTATGATAAGAGAGCTTTTAGAACATACTGGAGAAGAGGGATTGAAAACTCTTGAAAAGATTTTTAATCAAGAAGAGATAGCAGTAAGAATAACTGAAAATGTAAGATTTGGAAATAACCTATCAGCAAGTGAAGTATGGGAACTTATGCTATATTCTGGTTATCTAACTATAAATGGTAGATTAGAAGATGGAAGGTATTTAGTAAGAATACCAAATATGGAGATTATGAACTTCTTCAAGGATGAGTTTTTAACTATTGTATTTGGAAATTATGATAAAGTAGATAGATTAAGAGATGCTTTAAGAGATAAAAATATAGAGCAGTTGAATAAATCAATAGAGGAATTAGTTTTATATACAATGAGTTCACATGATATAACAAAATATTATGAAAATCCATATCATATGTTACTACTTGGATTTTTCTATGCTTTAGATGGTTACTATCTCCCTAAATCAAATATGGAAGCAGGATATGGTAGAGCAGATATAATACTATTTCCAAAAGATAAGACAAAAGCAGGATATGTCTTGGAGTTAAAAAGAGCTTATACTAAAAAGCCAGAGAAAGAAGTGGAAAAAGCTTTACAACAGATAGATGAGAATAAATACTATATAGAGTTGGAAAGATACGGAGCAAAAGAAATAATTAAGTTGGGTTATGTCTTTGATGGAAAGAAAGTAATAGCTAGTTATGTTCAATAA
- a CDS encoding nucleotidyltransferase produces the protein MKATGIIVEYNPFHNGHKYHLQKARETDPQNIIIAIMSGDFVQRGEPSIIDKWTKTKMALANGVDMVVELPVFYSSQSAEIFAKGAVGILEELQCDSLFFGSESGDIEDLKRISTLQESDVFKANLKKRLKEGLSYPTAHSLTMREILGEKELNSNDILGLEYIKAINYWQSKIVPKTLKREKVGYHDTNIIGNFASATKIRDSIRNQQDFQNIVTPESFNILKEYVNFTSIERFYPLIRYELIKNYRNLSEIQDLEIGFENRLYENALKFENYEDFFKNITNKRYTLGRTQRVLMHILLGLTCKITEQVKKEIPYVKILGFNNRGREYLNFLKGINNKKIITSYKKMNETFSEEVCSLIEFNENCSKLYRLINSYQEYKIPIIYREDIINE, from the coding sequence ATGAAAGCCACAGGAATAATAGTGGAATACAATCCTTTTCACAACGGACATAAGTATCATTTACAAAAAGCTCGTGAAACAGATCCTCAAAATATTATAATAGCTATTATGAGTGGAGATTTTGTACAAAGAGGTGAACCCTCTATAATTGACAAATGGACTAAAACTAAGATGGCTTTAGCAAATGGAGTGGATATGGTAGTTGAATTACCTGTTTTTTACTCTTCTCAAAGTGCTGAAATTTTTGCTAAGGGAGCTGTTGGTATTTTAGAAGAACTGCAGTGTGACTCATTATTTTTTGGTTCTGAGTCAGGAGATATTGAAGATTTAAAGAGAATATCAACTCTTCAAGAGAGCGATGTTTTTAAAGCAAATTTAAAAAAGAGATTGAAAGAGGGGTTATCCTATCCTACTGCACACAGTCTAACTATGAGAGAGATACTTGGAGAAAAAGAGCTAAATTCAAATGATATTCTCGGCTTAGAGTATATTAAAGCTATAAATTACTGGCAGAGTAAAATTGTTCCAAAGACCCTTAAGAGAGAGAAAGTAGGGTATCATGATACAAATATCATTGGAAATTTTGCTAGTGCTACAAAGATTAGAGACTCTATTAGAAATCAACAAGATTTTCAAAATATAGTGACTCCAGAGAGTTTTAATATTTTAAAAGAGTATGTAAATTTTACCTCAATAGAGAGATTCTATCCTCTTATTAGATATGAACTTATTAAAAATTATAGAAATCTATCTGAGATACAGGATTTGGAGATTGGATTTGAAAATAGACTCTACGAAAATGCTCTGAAGTTTGAAAATTATGAGGATTTTTTTAAAAACATCACTAATAAAAGGTATACTTTGGGAAGAACACAGAGAGTATTAATGCACATCTTGTTGGGACTTACTTGCAAAATTACTGAACAGGTAAAAAAAGAGATTCCCTATGTTAAAATTTTAGGTTTTAACAATAGAGGGCGTGAGTATCTAAACTTCTTAAAGGGGATCAATAATAAAAAAATTATAACTTCATATAAAAAGATGAATGAAACTTTTTCCGAGGAAGTTTGTTCATTGATTGAATTTAATGAAAATTGTTCTAAGCTTTATAGATTAATCAATAGTTATCAAGAGTATAAAATACCAATAATATACAGGGAGGATATTATTAATGAGTAG
- a CDS encoding ABC transporter substrate-binding protein, giving the protein MKRKVSTLLITCLTLLSTVAIASDKDTLIVAQGAEAKTMDPIASNDVPSYRIMVNIYDTLFQRDQKGNLVPALANSWEQVDPLTLLIHLKKDIKFHNGNDFKANDVVFSLNRAKEAPTLMSFFGDIDKVEAIDDYTVKITTKQPFGPLINFLSHKGSSILDEETVKSAGKDYALHPVGTGPYEFVSWKYGDRVELKANPNYFGGKPVTENIVFRTITEPTNRIIALETKEADIAYEIDPIDLQFIKSNPELVLMEQPALSINYLGFNTKKEPLSKKEVREAIAYAINIPSLIDAVYLGSATPANSIVPPGVPGYNANARRYEQNINMAKELLTKAGYPNGFKIKITLNDSGTRKNIAVILQDQLKQIGIDVEVEIIEWGAYLDKLSRGEQELYLLGWTTPPECDAAVYSLLHTKHHGSGGNRSFFSNPKVDELLDLARKSTDQEERNKYYCEIQDIVQEELPIFVLANPYDNVGLQKDIKGFLFDIESEHRLYKAYK; this is encoded by the coding sequence ATGAAAAGAAAAGTATCTACACTATTAATTACATGTTTAACATTATTATCAACAGTAGCAATTGCCAGTGATAAGGACACATTGATAGTAGCACAGGGAGCAGAGGCAAAGACTATGGATCCTATTGCAAGTAATGATGTTCCGTCATACAGAATTATGGTTAATATCTATGATACCCTTTTTCAGAGAGATCAAAAAGGGAATTTAGTTCCAGCTCTTGCAAACTCTTGGGAGCAGGTAGACCCACTTACATTATTAATACACTTAAAAAAAGATATAAAATTTCATAATGGAAATGACTTTAAGGCAAATGATGTCGTTTTTAGTTTGAATAGAGCTAAAGAAGCTCCAACTCTTATGAGTTTTTTTGGAGATATAGACAAAGTTGAAGCTATTGATGATTACACAGTCAAGATAACTACTAAACAACCATTTGGTCCACTTATTAATTTTTTATCACATAAAGGATCTTCTATCTTAGATGAAGAGACAGTAAAATCTGCTGGTAAAGATTATGCCCTACATCCAGTAGGAACAGGACCATATGAGTTTGTTTCATGGAAATATGGAGATAGAGTTGAATTAAAAGCAAATCCAAATTATTTTGGAGGGAAACCAGTTACTGAAAATATAGTTTTCAGAACTATTACAGAACCTACAAACAGAATTATTGCTCTAGAAACAAAAGAGGCTGATATAGCTTATGAGATTGATCCTATCGATCTACAATTTATTAAGAGTAACCCAGAGTTAGTCTTAATGGAGCAACCAGCTTTAAGTATAAATTATCTAGGATTTAATACTAAGAAAGAGCCACTAAGTAAAAAAGAAGTGAGAGAAGCAATTGCCTATGCCATCAATATACCTAGTTTAATAGATGCTGTTTATTTAGGTTCTGCTACTCCAGCCAATTCAATTGTTCCACCAGGAGTTCCAGGATACAATGCTAATGCTAGAAGATATGAACAAAATATTAATATGGCTAAGGAACTTTTAACTAAAGCTGGATATCCTAATGGATTTAAAATAAAGATAACATTGAATGACTCTGGAACTAGAAAAAATATTGCTGTTATTTTACAAGATCAGTTGAAACAGATAGGAATAGATGTTGAAGTTGAAATAATAGAGTGGGGAGCTTATTTAGATAAGTTATCAAGAGGAGAACAAGAACTATATCTTCTTGGTTGGACAACTCCACCAGAATGTGATGCAGCTGTATACTCTCTATTACATACTAAACACCACGGAAGTGGAGGAAATAGAAGTTTCTTTAGTAATCCAAAAGTTGATGAATTATTAGACTTAGCTAGAAAGAGTACAGATCAAGAGGAGAGAAACAAATATTACTGTGAGATTCAAGATATAGTACAGGAAGAACTACCTATATTTGTTTTGGCAAATCCTTATGATAATGTTGGTTTACAAAAAGATATTAAAGGATTTTTATTTGATATAGAGAGTGAGCACCGTCTTTACAAAGCATATAAATAG